From Topomyia yanbarensis strain Yona2022 chromosome 1, ASM3024719v1, whole genome shotgun sequence, one genomic window encodes:
- the LOC131692066 gene encoding gamma-tubulin complex component 3: MHSQRQPNYTEIYELLRKLCKNLAGDQYGSLLKGVTQLIASTPNSISATASDESSIVARIGQHLTAGGRSQSDSALFRGLHEQLSAYTDSKRRAQILEFLLLLADSDCDGQPNGKLLNLNVDLRSDMSSGSVPSRFEVNSRSSGTELENIFTRLDLRTRSADSGGSSALRVIPFKSGLSSVVPDGRNSTASGELSEEEMQIASNNLQDQLIQDVIYACTGIQGKYLRKHVVTGEFKLDHIKGRTLSIADAGMVLQLAEVGHFHNRVLKFTDSKSDCYLKGNFGQGYISALQRELTQYYGMLAILQENLNRQRREGMSSAVVGERLTLRKLRLWLAGPMERLQWLALISDSCKELKGGALATEVYDYTSTGHPENRKCALELLRAACVPLQHALIRWLINGEIVDPNCEFFIEEISEVAFDQLWHQKYRIRRSMLPEFVTDTMAKRILVIGKSINFLREVCQDKTPVKARNDLKQCLENDLDLLFSPVSTTKLHLLIDSVYLNTSKQVLDIVLGPHRLMDHLQALRNYLLLGQGHFADLLMENLHSELERPAVEIFQHDLFSILATAVRISSSENEEPEVLNYLDVHFLSHYEGESGWDVFALTYKVCGPLSTILEPSLCRYQTFFKHLWNIKHVEFMLCRTWKRQMLDAKSLRPLQKHIGSIILRLQLITSQMINFISQMQYYILFEVIECSWVQFLPRVNQAKALDDILDAHHQFLEEVRVGIFQDDSSRQIVTMLDQVFDTVRKLEEWQERFYRLCFTEHEARKAFQDHIKSSERKGQYGITTEQMLERDEEAKTFEQHLSTHQTMLQEIGNQYEEYVGRFLYQLAISTTETLRQLGMRLDYNEYYKHRDRKLSVPLTFQHMRMSMAANSFRSKKAASSSMLY; the protein is encoded by the exons ATGCATTCCCAGCGTCAGCCAAATTACACCGAAATCTACGAATTACTGCGAAagttgtgcaaaaatttggcaGGCGATCAGTACG GATCCCTGCTGAAAGGTGTCACACAGTTGATTGCCAGCACACCGAATTCGATTTCGGCCACCGCCAGCGATGAAAGTTCGATCGTGGCTCGGATTGGACAGCACCTGACCGCTGGCGGACGAAGCCAGAGCGATAGTGCCCTGTTCCGCGGATTGCACGAACAGCTTAGCGCTTAT ACCGACAGCAAACGACGGGCACAGATTTTGGAGTTTTTACTGCTGCTGGCCGATTCGGATTGCGACGGACAACCGAACGGTAAATTGTTGAACCTGAACGTAGATCTGCGAAGTGATATGAGTAGCGGTAGTGTGCCGAGCAGATTCGAGGTCAATTCGCGCTCATCGGGAACCGAATTGGAGAATATTTTTACCCGGCTTGATTTACGGACACGTTCGGCAGATAGTGGTGGTAGCAGTGCGTTACGTGTAATACCGTTCAAAAGTGGATTGTCCTCAGTTGTGCCCGATGGAAGAAACTCAACGGCATCTGGGGAGCTGTCGGAAGAGGAGATGCAGATAGCATCGAACAATCTGCAGGATCAGCTAATACAGGATGTAATCTATGCGTGCACTGGAATTCAGGGCAAATATCTGCGGAAGCATGTTGTTACGGGGGAGTTCAAACTAGACCATATCAAGGGACGAACGTTGAGTATAGCGGATGCGGGGATGGTGTTACAATTGGCCGAAGTTGGCCACTTCCACAATAGGGTGCTTAAATTTACTGACTCGAAAAGCGATTGCTATTTGAAGGGAAATTTTGGACAGGGCTACATTTCGGCCTTGCAGCGCGAACTGACCCAGTACTATGGGATGTTAGCCATTTTACAGGAGAATTTAAATCGACAACGACGGGAAGGAATGAGTTCGGCGGTAGTAGGTGAACGATTGACATTGAGGAAACTGCGTCTTTGGTTGGCTGGACCGATGGAACGGCTCCAATGGTTAGCACTGATATCGGACTCGTGTAAAGAGCTGAAGGGAGGTGCCCTGGCTACCGAAGTGTACGATTATACTTCAACTGGCCACCCGGAAAATCGTAAATGCGCACTGGAATTACTGCGGGCAGCATGTGTTCCATTGCAGCATGCTCTGATCCGGTGGTTAATCAACGGAGAGATTGTCGATCCGAATTGCGAATTTTTCATCGAGGAAATTTCCGAAGTAGCATTCGATCAGCTGTGGCATCAGAAGTATCGAATCAGAAGAAGCATGCTGCCCGAGTTTGTGACCGATACCATGGCCAAACGAATTCTGGTGATCGGTAAGAGTATCAATTTTCTTCGCGAGGTTTGTCAGGATAAAACTCCCGTCAAGGCAAGAAACGATCTCAAGCAGTGCTTGGAAAATGATTTGGATTTATTGTTCTCGCCTGTTAGCACCACAAAACTGCACCTGTTGATAGACAGCGTCTATCTGAACACCTCCAAGCAAGTACTGGACATTGTCCTAGGACCGCATCGACTAATGGATCATTTACAGGCCCTACGAAACTATCTGCTTCTCGGTCAGGGTCACTTTGCGGACTTGCTGATGGAGAATTTGCACAGCGAGTTGGAGCGGCCGGCTGTTGAAATATTTCAGCACGATCTTTTCTCCATTCTGGCAACGGCCGTTCGAATATCCTCTTCTGAAAATGAAGAACCTGAAGTTCTCAATTATCTAGACGTCCATTTCCTATCGCACTACGAGGGTGAATCCGGGTGGGACGTATTCGCGCTAACCTACAAAGTCTGTGGTCCTTTGTCGACCATCCTTGAACCGTCACTGTGCCGGTATCAAACCTTCTTCAAGCATCTGTGGAACATAAAACACGTCGAATTTATGCTCTGTCGAACCTGGAAGCGACAGATGCTGGATGCCAAATCTCTTCGACCTCTGCAGAAACATATCGGTTCAATCATTCTGCGACTTCAGCTTATCACATCGCAGATGATTAACTTTATCAGCCAGATGCAGTACTACATTCTGTTTGAGGTGATCGAATGTTCCTGGGTTCAGTTTCTGCCCAGAGTCAATCAAGCAAAGGCGCTCGATGACATCCTGGATGCGCACCATCAGTTTCTGGAGGAGGTTCGAGTCGGTATCTTTCAGGATGACAGTTCGAGACAGATCGTCACTATGCTGGATCAAGTTTTTGACACGGTACGCAAACTTGAGGAGTGGCAGGAGCGATTCTATCGACTTTGCTTCACCGAACACGAAGCGAGAAAAGCTTTTCAG GATCATATCAAATCCAGCGAGCGGAAGGGTCAGTACGGGATCACAACCGAGCAGATGCTGGAACGGGACGAAGAGGCGAAAACATTCGAACAGCATTTATCCACACATCAGACGATGCTGCAGGAGATCGGCAACCAGTACGAGGAATATGTCGGTCGATTTCTGTATCAGCTGGCCATTTCGACGACTGAAACGCTCCGTCAGCTGGGCATGCGGTTGGATTATAACGAGTACTACAAACATCGCGATCGGAAATTAAGCGTTCCGCTTACCTTCCAACATATGCGGATGAGCATGGCGGCCAACAGTTTTCGCTCGAAAAAAGCTGCCTCCAGTTCGATGCTGTACTGA